From a single Candidatus Woesearchaeota archaeon genomic region:
- a CDS encoding CRISPR locus-related DNA-binding protein, translated as MANVLIATLYGHEPVIVTATKVSADRLILLPSDSSDDTQREALNIIQKSLGSVMNVKVLQTKTYDVVSVASEIVKIIDMINERDNIFVDVTSGRKTRAFGVLFGCYARASRVKKILYVRKEDNKIVQLPKVSYNLPDKQRRVVAYLSYNPKPNIVDLLKRMKISRAMLYRYISDLKDMEIIEENKGEYQLTDYGKIVVL; from the coding sequence ATGGCAAATGTTTTGATTGCAACATTGTACGGACACGAACCAGTTATTGTAACAGCAACAAAAGTAAGTGCTGATAGGTTAATATTGCTCCCAAGTGATTCTTCTGATGATACACAACGAGAAGCGTTAAACATCATTCAAAAGAGTCTAGGTTCAGTTATGAATGTTAAAGTGCTGCAAACGAAAACCTATGACGTTGTCTCTGTTGCATCTGAAATTGTCAAGATTATTGATATGATAAATGAACGTGATAATATCTTTGTCGATGTGACTTCTGGAAGAAAAACACGAGCATTTGGTGTTCTTTTTGGATGCTATGCTCGAGCGTCCAGAGTTAAGAAAATCCTTTATGTTCGTAAAGAAGATAATAAGATAGTACAGCTTCCAAAAGTTTCTTACAATCTTCCAGACAAACAGAGAAGGGTTGTTGCATACTTGTCATATAATCCAAAACCAAATATTGTAGATTTGCTTAAGCGAATGAAGATTTCTCGAGCAATGCTTTATCGTTACATTTCAGATTTAAAAGATATGGAAATTATTGAAGAGAATAAAGGAGAATATCAATTAACAGACTATGGAAAAATAGTGGTGTTGTAA